From one Verrucomicrobiota bacterium genomic stretch:
- a CDS encoding VWA domain-containing protein: MELTQYQPLLWSLLLIPLAIGFYYSLVDRPSKLKSFSLACRVIGILFLLLALCGPYLFTESKELHVNFLLDVSESVDLKAVEDAIERVEDGLSELELGDSYALFVFANGVKRYEIAEFKDVLETWKQGQSDDEFRSATKLVDGLLASQIQLPAGKAHKIVVLSDGVVIQEELQEVLSNLKNEGVEVQHHRLSPISQKEIVLTDFKANSDRAFLGEMVRMDTTVSANYSSEVKVRLFHKGVLIRERIMDVLANSETVISFEVKMTTPGASVWKAEVVAEEDNFLVNNQLLTTISVQGKPRVLVLDKEKEDMRPFARVLRGQDFEVELRGWNGLPTTMDELLSFDSVVLANFPATQMNVRQMEFIRRYVTEFGGSLAMFGSENSFGLGGYFQTPVEEVLPLVSRYEKEKEKSTLAMVLVIDKSGSMKGLPIALARQAAKAAVDVLSKHDQIAVIGFDSSPLIISDMQLASESVTIHTAIDSLSSGGGTNLYPAMMIGKEMLENTIAKVKHMIILTDGRTQASDHETLTQSMVDVGITVSGVALGGGADRQLLSRISQIGNGRYYETMDPSTVPQIFTKETMEASKSAIKEDLVQAVQVGDHPMLSGYSDADLPFALGYVMTQAKPTAQVLLSTDSGDPLLAISRFGLGMGLAYTSSMNEQWGEEWLAWAECGKFWGQALRAIIRRLDPQGFDVQQRVTEDAWSFDIKREEPNGFPLSRVEWSAEILNESGQMNEMAVREIGLGRYQLEVPLLDQKKLTLRIHDRDHDKLRMFHYHRPYPAEYRLSTEFDQYLFATDLYQPDKIREDLSVKKHKKRIDHYAYFLALFFLCLGILLRRI; the protein is encoded by the coding sequence ATGGAGTTAACTCAGTACCAACCACTGCTCTGGAGCCTGCTACTCATTCCCCTAGCAATCGGTTTTTATTACTCATTAGTAGACCGCCCCTCTAAGCTTAAGAGTTTCTCTTTGGCTTGCAGGGTTATAGGTATCTTATTTCTACTATTGGCATTATGTGGTCCTTATCTATTCACTGAAAGTAAAGAACTTCATGTGAACTTTCTCCTAGATGTTTCTGAATCAGTCGATCTTAAAGCAGTTGAAGATGCGATAGAAAGAGTAGAAGACGGGTTAAGTGAACTAGAACTTGGAGATTCCTACGCATTGTTTGTTTTTGCTAACGGCGTGAAACGTTATGAGATAGCAGAATTTAAGGATGTTTTAGAGACTTGGAAGCAAGGGCAATCAGATGATGAATTTAGATCGGCTACAAAGTTGGTGGATGGGCTTCTAGCTTCACAAATACAACTGCCAGCAGGTAAAGCTCACAAGATAGTCGTTTTAAGTGATGGTGTCGTAATTCAAGAAGAGCTACAAGAAGTCCTTTCCAATTTGAAAAATGAAGGGGTCGAAGTACAGCATCACCGTCTATCGCCTATCAGCCAGAAGGAAATAGTGCTTACAGATTTTAAGGCGAATTCGGATAGAGCGTTCTTAGGTGAAATGGTCCGTATGGATACAACAGTATCGGCGAATTATAGCAGTGAGGTTAAAGTACGTTTGTTTCATAAAGGCGTTCTGATTCGTGAACGAATAATGGATGTTCTAGCAAATAGTGAAACGGTCATTTCTTTTGAAGTTAAAATGACAACACCTGGAGCTAGTGTTTGGAAAGCTGAAGTGGTAGCGGAAGAGGATAATTTTTTAGTTAATAATCAATTGCTTACTACCATCTCTGTGCAAGGTAAGCCACGAGTATTAGTTTTAGATAAAGAAAAGGAGGATATGAGACCATTCGCCAGGGTCCTACGTGGCCAGGATTTTGAGGTAGAGCTTCGTGGCTGGAACGGCTTACCTACCACTATGGATGAGTTGCTTTCTTTTGATTCTGTCGTGTTAGCTAATTTTCCTGCTACTCAGATGAATGTTAGACAAATGGAATTTATTCGTAGATATGTTACTGAGTTTGGAGGTTCGTTAGCGATGTTTGGCTCTGAAAACTCTTTTGGTTTAGGAGGTTATTTCCAAACACCCGTTGAAGAAGTATTGCCTTTAGTATCTCGCTATGAGAAGGAAAAAGAAAAGTCAACATTGGCCATGGTATTGGTAATTGATAAGTCTGGTTCCATGAAAGGATTGCCTATCGCCTTGGCTAGGCAAGCTGCTAAAGCAGCCGTCGATGTTCTTAGTAAACATGACCAAATTGCAGTGATAGGGTTTGATAGTTCGCCACTCATTATTTCTGATATGCAGTTGGCTTCAGAATCTGTAACTATCCACACCGCTATAGATTCCTTATCTTCTGGAGGGGGGACCAATCTATACCCCGCTATGATGATAGGGAAGGAGATGCTTGAGAACACAATCGCAAAAGTTAAACATATGATTATTTTGACAGATGGTAGAACTCAAGCTTCAGATCACGAGACATTAACTCAGTCTATGGTAGATGTTGGGATTACTGTATCAGGTGTAGCCTTAGGGGGAGGTGCAGATAGGCAATTGTTATCGCGGATCTCGCAGATTGGAAATGGCAGATACTATGAAACAATGGATCCATCTACTGTTCCGCAAATTTTTACCAAAGAAACGATGGAAGCCTCTAAATCTGCTATTAAAGAGGACTTGGTACAAGCGGTTCAAGTTGGGGATCATCCTATGTTGTCTGGTTATAGCGATGCAGATCTACCTTTTGCATTAGGCTATGTGATGACTCAGGCTAAACCAACTGCCCAGGTTCTTTTATCAACCGATAGCGGAGATCCATTACTGGCGATCTCTCGTTTTGGTCTAGGGATGGGCCTCGCTTACACCTCTAGTATGAATGAGCAGTGGGGTGAGGAATGGCTAGCTTGGGCTGAATGTGGTAAATTTTGGGGGCAAGCACTGAGGGCCATTATTCGTCGACTGGATCCACAAGGTTTTGATGTTCAGCAACGCGTTACTGAGGATGCTTGGTCTTTTGATATTAAAAGAGAGGAGCCTAATGGATTTCCTCTTTCTAGGGTTGAGTGGAGTGCAGAAATTCTTAATGAGAGTGGCCAAATGAATGAGATGGCGGTTCGTGAAATAGGCCTAGGACGTTATCAATTGGAAGTCCCCTTATTGGACCAAAAAAAACTTACCTTGCGAATTCATGATCGGGACCACGATAAGCTCCGTATGTTCCATTACCACAGGCCCTATCCTGCTGAATATCGGCTCTCTACAGAGTTTGATCAATACTTATTTGCGACAGACTTGTATCAGCCAGATAAAATTCGTGAAGATCTATCGGTCAAGAAACACAAAAAGCGTATCGATCACTATGCTTACTTTCTAGCGTTGTTCTTTCTATGCCTCGGTATTCTGCTTAGAAGGATCTAG